In Zonotrichia albicollis isolate bZonAlb1 chromosome 3, bZonAlb1.hap1, whole genome shotgun sequence, a single window of DNA contains:
- the EDARADD gene encoding ectodysplasin-A receptor-associated adapter protein isoform X2 encodes MAAPQDPLPPDHAAKEPVEDTDPSTLSLTMTEKYPVQDTGVPKDEEYLTDQVTLEIASVNIKTLTSDSGLIQQPEDKDTQSHTDESLSDLKKTCKENVTCSLCLFRAPTISDMLNDEDLLYTVRLKLDPCHPTVKNWRNLASKWGMTYDELCFLEQKPQSPTLEFLLRNSDRTVEQLIDLCKFYKRIDVVKVLLKWVEEEWPKRGNRTYQNDF; translated from the exons ATGGCCGCTCCGCAGGACCCGCTGCCCCCAG ATCATGCAGCTAAAGAGCCAGTGGAGGATACAGATCCAAGCACTCTTTCCTTAACAATG ACAGAAAAATATCCTGTCCAAGACACAGGAGTACCTAAAG ATGAGGAATACCTAACAGATCAAGTTACTTTGGAAATTGCATCTGTGAACATCAAGACCCTTACGTCAGATTCTGGCCTCATACAACAG CCAGAAGACAAAGACACACAGAGCCATACTGATGAATCACTTTCAG ATCTCAAGAAAACCTGCAAGGAAAATGTCACCTGCTCCTTGTGCTTATTCCGTGCGCCAACCATCAGTGACATGCTCAATGATGAGGACTTGTTGTACACAGTGAGGCTAAAGCTGGATCCCTGCCATCCAACAGTGAAAAACTGGAGAAATTTAGCAAGCAAGTGGGGGATGACTTATGATGAATTGTGTTTCCTTGAACAAAAGCCCCAAAGTCCCACCTTGGAATTCTTGCTACGGAATAGTGACCGGACTGTGGAGCAGCTGATTGATCTCTGTAAATTTTATAAGAGAATTGATGTTGTGAAAGTGCTGCTGAAATGGGTGGAGGAGGAGTGGCCCAAGAGAGGGAACAGAACTTACCAGAATGATTTCTAG
- the EDARADD gene encoding ectodysplasin-A receptor-associated adapter protein isoform X1 translates to MAAPQDPLPPADHAAKEPVEDTDPSTLSLTMTEKYPVQDTGVPKDEEYLTDQVTLEIASVNIKTLTSDSGLIQQPEDKDTQSHTDESLSDLKKTCKENVTCSLCLFRAPTISDMLNDEDLLYTVRLKLDPCHPTVKNWRNLASKWGMTYDELCFLEQKPQSPTLEFLLRNSDRTVEQLIDLCKFYKRIDVVKVLLKWVEEEWPKRGNRTYQNDF, encoded by the exons ATGGCCGCTCCGCAGGACCCGCTGCCCCCAG caGATCATGCAGCTAAAGAGCCAGTGGAGGATACAGATCCAAGCACTCTTTCCTTAACAATG ACAGAAAAATATCCTGTCCAAGACACAGGAGTACCTAAAG ATGAGGAATACCTAACAGATCAAGTTACTTTGGAAATTGCATCTGTGAACATCAAGACCCTTACGTCAGATTCTGGCCTCATACAACAG CCAGAAGACAAAGACACACAGAGCCATACTGATGAATCACTTTCAG ATCTCAAGAAAACCTGCAAGGAAAATGTCACCTGCTCCTTGTGCTTATTCCGTGCGCCAACCATCAGTGACATGCTCAATGATGAGGACTTGTTGTACACAGTGAGGCTAAAGCTGGATCCCTGCCATCCAACAGTGAAAAACTGGAGAAATTTAGCAAGCAAGTGGGGGATGACTTATGATGAATTGTGTTTCCTTGAACAAAAGCCCCAAAGTCCCACCTTGGAATTCTTGCTACGGAATAGTGACCGGACTGTGGAGCAGCTGATTGATCTCTGTAAATTTTATAAGAGAATTGATGTTGTGAAAGTGCTGCTGAAATGGGTGGAGGAGGAGTGGCCCAAGAGAGGGAACAGAACTTACCAGAATGATTTCTAG